The Streptomyces sp. NBC_00224 genome has a window encoding:
- a CDS encoding helix-turn-helix domain-containing protein, translating into MTGQLTWTHTPSKSRNTTPHPPARGSGLTTSPQASTAAPTSEDQRLRPPPTRRGPLNAHRRTRPADLLEPLGPLSPRIHQLLTEGDRHGTYTNASLQRGGHNSAASDHAWALTRAVAAGAVQAGWSRAAFVQVLLDGPYPAGQAARALQHRRGYDKAVAWLHRAFDGARHYLQTRDPLCGRQDFHAALAAYRTRIERTPWPGTAAKTDLRNLIARLDICTRTGGWDHTVSERDLSERMGCARTTTHRSNQRLLRARLLRQLDHGTPTEGARWMLLPPTGTGPLNLSHGESTPQRPQAGGAMSGPTMRHTHHNTHHNTEGDADLDSHTAARLMGLDAFAHRGLSSSGLAILAALAEHDGQTLTELQASASISRATTYRQLTTLTHLGLTQREGELLHLAPAALAGTGQPGPHCEQPTTDWSDVAKRLGVHGIGERRRQHHHTERARWHHTRRLLAARNRRTQPPPHPMPPVHFTQAANTTHAAPTAPEHPTPPEHIPHSPHHQRAPSPTPSTHTEPAHRSPVP; encoded by the coding sequence ATGACAGGCCAGCTGACCTGGACCCACACCCCATCAAAATCCCGGAACACCACCCCGCACCCCCCTGCCCGCGGCAGCGGGCTGACCACTTCACCCCAAGCCTCGACAGCCGCCCCCACCAGCGAGGACCAGCGCCTGCGGCCCCCGCCCACCCGACGGGGACCGCTCAACGCTCACCGGCGTACCAGGCCCGCTGATCTGCTCGAACCGCTGGGCCCGTTGTCCCCGCGCATCCACCAGCTCCTGACCGAAGGTGACCGGCACGGCACCTACACCAACGCTTCCCTCCAGCGCGGCGGCCACAACAGCGCGGCCTCCGACCACGCCTGGGCCCTCACACGTGCTGTGGCAGCGGGTGCGGTGCAGGCGGGCTGGAGCCGCGCCGCGTTCGTCCAAGTCCTCCTGGACGGCCCCTACCCAGCCGGACAAGCCGCCCGCGCACTCCAGCACCGGCGTGGTTACGACAAGGCTGTCGCCTGGCTGCACCGGGCCTTCGACGGCGCCCGCCACTACCTCCAGACCCGTGACCCGCTGTGTGGCCGGCAGGACTTCCACGCCGCCCTCGCCGCCTACCGCACCCGCATCGAACGCACACCCTGGCCAGGCACCGCCGCCAAAACCGACCTGCGCAACCTGATCGCCCGCCTCGACATCTGCACCCGTACAGGAGGCTGGGACCACACCGTCTCCGAACGCGACCTCTCCGAACGCATGGGCTGCGCCCGCACCACCACCCACCGCTCCAACCAACGCCTCCTCCGTGCACGGCTGCTCCGCCAGCTCGACCACGGCACCCCCACCGAAGGCGCCCGCTGGATGCTCCTGCCCCCCACCGGCACCGGCCCCCTCAACCTGTCCCACGGTGAGTCCACCCCCCAACGGCCCCAGGCTGGGGGGGCCATGAGTGGACCCACCATGAGACACACCCACCACAACACACACCACAACACCGAGGGTGACGCCGACCTCGACTCACACACTGCCGCGCGATTGATGGGCCTGGATGCCTTCGCCCACCGCGGGCTCAGCTCCAGCGGACTCGCCATCCTCGCCGCACTCGCCGAACACGACGGACAAACCCTCACCGAACTCCAGGCATCCGCCTCCATCTCCCGCGCCACCACCTACCGCCAACTCACCACACTCACCCACCTCGGCCTCACCCAACGCGAAGGGGAACTCCTGCACTTGGCTCCCGCAGCGCTCGCCGGAACAGGCCAGCCCGGCCCCCACTGCGAACAGCCCACCACCGACTGGAGCGACGTGGCAAAGCGTCTGGGCGTCCACGGCATAGGTGAACGCAGACGACAACACCACCACACTGAACGCGCACGATGGCACCACACGCGACGACTACTGGCAGCCCGGAACAGACGAACGCAACCACCGCCCCATCCGATGCCACCGGTTCACTTCACACAAGCAGCCAACACCACACACGCCGCTCCCACAGCACCAGAACATCCCACGCCTCCAGAACACATCCCCCACAGCCCCCACCATCAGAGAGCCCCCTCTCCAACGCCATCCACGCACACAGAACCCGCGCACCGCTCACCCGTCCCCTAG